The following coding sequences lie in one Sporocytophaga myxococcoides DSM 11118 genomic window:
- a CDS encoding gliding motility-associated C-terminal domain-containing protein, protein MAGKRNFLFVLLLLSVWSNKVWAQCGPESITTSNWCENSFAKWTFNNPTPNARYLWYSYTPTYTAADIDAEGRLIKTGTVFYDSTTSSTFYSPFRVTTAGIAPNTSVRFTYIKKVDYKAVPTPAATPAYVAGPSGGTFEMNFSNSMPVRFNSVRVPVVLNNPGQLYKIQVSFGSTTGPGSSVYTFSSVSGTPIPGVTNGYYIDVPVNYTLTTTGATKLVINTNPTGGGSAIAVNNLLYAPSQVPASNIGPISNVSASNSAPGYSAIYDWNFTAICPPQHVAESFKETTAGVCCVVPSSINILTLSPDKTSIVNNGPDNVTLTVGSYASASNYFAWYLDGVAVPAASGTGKISYSSNKTGTWEVREISAGTSVTDRDNPSCYSDFFVLISDKKIFASIVKAPTTSPLCIGDKWDLSGTGSANLAWSTGGGTLSNATGPTTTFTATKLGMTKITLTGDVVSGNVVVNGDFSAGTSGITTQFNNAGDPRNVDGAIGVANSAGFWGTQADWNAGGLYTYATGNPGNFLVVNGGADGTKQSLVWGQKVTVQAGKTYNFSLDLTSVTYIVSDNMASGYGNAPAVAPFRDVLLDVLVNGVKVGQASTNFAANGGIAAVGKWKTFTFPWTAGATVNSATLEIRQVSPTVSQPRGYDYGIDNISFGGQESQEDEIVVGPITDCSSIIATASPCIQDSLTDLTATVAGGLIFDHWELTSAPGVSVSTNNPYRVKTPAAVSYTAVGYMAVGNVLANGDFNQGPTGFLSGSPYYDPIATYGDSKYNVTANTSSGNSFWSNLPQAPGEPAGSLRYVVDAKGPVGRKVVGWTFTGAIGDKFAFSGYVANQHTEFAKTTPDTVNSGTPAKIGIFIDGSLVAVGNTGANQNWIKMTANWTATTGGTHTLEVRDLKGTSGPGNDFVLDGFVLAPAVGFVKTATVVTPVCDPCVNKATINEHTYCGNSGYVSLNLHSSESPGVIYSWYDKSVNPSKLLGTTEGSLKDTIDLTGIAADASGNKTVYYTKSAKGMGTVFKKAQSCDAQFDDAWENLNPGSKYPYQSQFTNTTPIKITSLSINLKSELYNTGDVKSATISYSIVGSKPATNGGGKDADLTKVYGTFTTNWTRTKGAEAQVKIETLVLTGSTTTLPVGDFFIVQNNNVISGNGNISVGRSDCNQGVVWDDFNGTTVSRSGGSDGYGTGGQSKSGMVFDVKFEIPAAPCPRTPVTLTENCPCSPPKTVIVNKAFDNDTIMCAGSNLTITGEYTLNAATPPQKGYKYSWYKKVGTTITVITAPTAVTTSPVTLTLNNITVADNATYFFKVDDGDGLTSNKSCYLQDSLTLTVNVPNTAVTPTANQIICSGTKPVAFTTPVAAGGTGAGKYQWFVNGKKITGSTGNGQNYTFATPADTVFNNTSALDKVYTYIRRDSSGVCPAVNSNPVTITVMPVLKPGTISASQIICKGTAPAALTQTLPTGGSGTYTYQWLSSKIPAGPFVNVAGGTGATTNLYVPPVLTDSIYYTRRVTSTSGGTTCSAVYSDTIKIAMVSPVIAGTVSLTQTICYNTKPTDLSSTAHKGGLKSGDSYTYQWQTLPDKANPVTGWVNSFTTPGYAFSANLTDTTKYRLIVKGSCSAEGDTSNEVTIIVRPDLLPGSIAGGATICSGANPADITNLKLPFGGANAPADWNYRWLVSVNGGAYSADAGSTNTSGFVINSLTNTTSSPVTYEYKREVKSLECNTTAESNVVKYTVTPGIIPGTISSDQTICKGATPAAFTNTPATGGSGTYAYEWQESSNNIAFSPALGGSGANTALYTPPAAVNAEVYYRRKVSSGACPDQYSDTIKISLVPDMIAAVISANQTICYNTSAANIAISSPPTGGLKSGDSYSYRWESLADASGSTWAGPIGITAGYAPGTLTDTMQYRLVVTGSCGAASTTSNVVKVTVLPDLKGGTIVGGGTVCSGEDPADIANQVSPTGANGTADYNYSWQVTANSITSPAIPGGASYVVPAFPANTGTTAMIYTVKRIVSSTLCPSPTAESNVVTYTVNPTVKPGTIGDDQTLCSGNTINALTEKTPPTGGDGNYNYQWQYSLTGTAGSFVNVTPAATGSSFTPVPQASTIYFARLENSPGCQSVLSNPVKITILPGILAGSIGSDQDICSGSYADTIKTKTLPSNVSSAASSVWKISTSSASGPWSNAPAQLVPSDVVYKYPGSLTAGTIWIIKDVTDPNGPPLCNTAQTAPVKIVTRAPLTGGQIGSNQTICENGDPAAFAELVTPTGGKDDVAYKYSWQYSTNGTTWNPISNSTNAVFDPGVLTITTSYRRVVNDVLGCGPRNSNEVTITVTPNSNPSVSIVPPGQVCLGSTVSFQATPVAGGTTPVYEWTVNGITAGTNSDQFTSATLNDGDKVQVKLKSSETCIAPGKQEVFSNIALAQMLSNITPDIKLVAQDPICKGTVTTFTPTYNTLPSVYEWYLNGTLLSLPLNSATYSGTFNNGDEIYVKMTSPLTCVTTPYGTSNTVKMAVLDVPQPNIVESDATFCSGDDTTYTAVIGTGTTFKWFKDGLPLSNTTLSLIVNQPGKYTLQEDNGVCPRFSDTVTVTVIPTPVANAGSDIYVLENTVVTLNGSGGDLYSWSPATGLNFTDIPNPTFTATDNTIYVLTVADATNTCSSTDEVEVFVERPVKIPNAFTPNKDGNNDTWEIENINGFPNVTFEVYNRWGTLVWKWTGNLKQWDGTNYRNGEVLPDGTYFYVIDLHSVIFKEPYSGYVQILK, encoded by the coding sequence ATGGCTGGTAAACGTAATTTTCTTTTTGTTTTATTACTATTGAGTGTCTGGAGTAATAAAGTTTGGGCTCAATGTGGTCCGGAATCAATTACCACATCCAATTGGTGCGAGAATTCCTTTGCTAAATGGACATTTAATAATCCTACTCCAAACGCCAGATATCTTTGGTATAGTTACACACCGACCTATACAGCAGCAGATATAGATGCTGAAGGTAGATTGATAAAGACGGGAACTGTTTTTTATGATTCTACTACATCTAGTACCTTTTATTCCCCATTTAGGGTAACAACAGCTGGAATAGCTCCTAATACTTCAGTTAGATTTACATATATAAAGAAAGTTGATTACAAGGCTGTTCCAACTCCTGCTGCAACTCCTGCTTATGTGGCTGGGCCATCAGGGGGGACTTTCGAAATGAACTTTAGTAATAGTATGCCAGTAAGGTTTAACTCTGTGAGAGTTCCTGTCGTCTTAAATAATCCTGGTCAATTATATAAAATTCAAGTGAGTTTCGGATCTACAACAGGTCCGGGTTCTTCTGTTTATACATTTTCCAGCGTTTCAGGTACCCCAATTCCCGGGGTAACCAATGGCTATTATATAGATGTACCTGTAAATTATACATTGACAACGACCGGGGCAACAAAACTTGTTATTAATACGAATCCAACAGGTGGAGGCTCGGCTATTGCTGTTAACAACTTGTTATATGCTCCATCTCAGGTGCCAGCTTCCAATATTGGACCAATCTCCAATGTAAGTGCATCTAATTCAGCACCTGGTTATTCTGCAATATATGATTGGAATTTTACAGCTATTTGTCCTCCGCAACATGTAGCCGAATCTTTTAAAGAAACTACAGCAGGAGTATGCTGCGTTGTTCCATCTAGCATCAATATTCTTACATTAAGTCCTGATAAAACATCTATTGTTAATAATGGACCTGATAATGTAACATTAACTGTTGGTAGTTATGCCAGTGCCTCGAATTACTTTGCTTGGTATTTGGATGGAGTGGCAGTGCCAGCAGCGAGTGGTACTGGGAAAATTTCTTATTCTTCAAATAAAACAGGAACCTGGGAGGTAAGAGAAATTTCTGCAGGAACTTCTGTTACTGACAGAGATAATCCAAGTTGTTATTCTGACTTTTTCGTCCTTATTAGCGATAAGAAAATTTTTGCTTCAATTGTTAAGGCGCCTACAACTTCCCCATTATGTATAGGTGACAAATGGGATTTATCAGGTACTGGTTCTGCTAATCTGGCTTGGTCGACAGGTGGAGGAACGTTAAGTAATGCAACTGGTCCTACTACAACTTTTACAGCTACCAAATTAGGGATGACCAAAATTACTCTGACAGGCGATGTAGTCTCAGGTAATGTTGTAGTAAACGGAGACTTTTCCGCAGGAACATCAGGAATTACTACTCAGTTTAATAATGCCGGTGACCCAAGAAATGTTGATGGTGCAATTGGTGTAGCAAACAGTGCAGGCTTTTGGGGAACTCAGGCCGATTGGAACGCAGGAGGGCTTTATACATATGCTACAGGTAATCCTGGTAATTTCCTGGTTGTAAATGGGGGCGCTGATGGAACCAAACAATCTCTTGTATGGGGACAAAAAGTAACAGTTCAAGCAGGTAAAACTTATAATTTTTCACTTGACCTTACTTCTGTAACTTATATAGTTTCAGATAATATGGCATCAGGTTATGGCAATGCTCCTGCTGTAGCCCCTTTCAGAGATGTGTTATTGGATGTTTTAGTAAATGGAGTAAAAGTAGGGCAGGCAAGCACTAATTTTGCTGCAAATGGCGGCATAGCTGCTGTCGGCAAATGGAAGACATTTACATTTCCGTGGACTGCAGGAGCCACTGTAAATTCTGCAACGCTTGAAATCAGACAAGTTTCTCCGACCGTATCTCAGCCAAGAGGGTATGACTATGGTATCGATAATATTTCTTTCGGTGGACAGGAGAGCCAGGAAGACGAAATAGTAGTTGGTCCGATAACTGACTGTTCCAGTATAATAGCAACAGCAAGTCCATGTATTCAGGATTCACTTACCGATTTGACTGCTACTGTTGCAGGAGGATTAATATTTGATCACTGGGAATTAACCTCAGCTCCGGGTGTTTCAGTAAGCACAAACAATCCGTATCGTGTAAAAACTCCTGCTGCAGTATCTTACACAGCAGTTGGGTATATGGCAGTGGGTAACGTATTGGCTAATGGAGACTTTAATCAGGGACCTACTGGATTTTTGAGTGGTTCACCTTATTATGATCCAATTGCGACTTATGGAGACAGTAAATACAATGTTACAGCAAATACTTCATCCGGGAATTCATTTTGGAGTAATTTACCTCAGGCTCCTGGAGAACCTGCAGGGTCGTTACGTTATGTAGTGGATGCCAAAGGTCCAGTTGGAAGAAAGGTTGTCGGTTGGACTTTTACAGGTGCTATAGGTGATAAGTTTGCATTTTCTGGTTATGTCGCAAATCAGCATACAGAATTTGCGAAAACAACTCCAGATACTGTAAATTCCGGAACTCCAGCAAAAATTGGAATTTTCATAGATGGTAGTCTTGTAGCTGTTGGAAATACAGGTGCAAATCAAAATTGGATCAAAATGACAGCCAATTGGACCGCAACAACTGGTGGAACCCATACGCTGGAAGTGAGAGATCTTAAAGGTACAAGCGGTCCAGGTAACGATTTCGTTTTAGACGGATTTGTTTTGGCACCAGCAGTAGGATTTGTAAAAACTGCTACAGTGGTCACGCCTGTTTGCGATCCTTGTGTTAATAAAGCAACTATTAATGAGCATACCTATTGTGGAAATTCAGGATATGTGAGTTTAAATCTTCATTCTTCGGAGTCCCCAGGTGTTATTTACAGTTGGTATGATAAATCTGTAAACCCAAGCAAACTTCTTGGAACTACTGAAGGAAGCCTGAAAGATACAATAGATCTTACCGGTATTGCGGCGGATGCTTCAGGGAATAAAACTGTATACTATACCAAGTCTGCGAAAGGGATGGGTACTGTGTTTAAAAAAGCACAATCATGCGATGCTCAGTTTGATGATGCCTGGGAAAACTTGAATCCAGGTTCAAAATATCCATATCAATCCCAGTTTACCAATACTACTCCTATAAAAATTACCTCATTAAGCATTAATCTTAAGTCTGAATTGTATAATACAGGTGATGTAAAGTCAGCAACTATCAGCTACAGTATCGTGGGGTCAAAACCTGCCACTAACGGTGGAGGTAAAGACGCAGACCTTACTAAAGTTTATGGTACTTTTACAACTAACTGGACCAGAACCAAAGGGGCAGAAGCTCAGGTAAAAATCGAAACATTGGTGCTTACTGGATCAACAACTACTTTGCCTGTTGGGGACTTTTTTATAGTTCAGAATAATAATGTCATTTCCGGAAACGGAAATATAAGTGTAGGTAGAAGTGATTGTAATCAAGGGGTTGTTTGGGATGATTTCAATGGAACAACAGTAAGCAGAAGTGGCGGAAGTGATGGATATGGTACCGGGGGGCAAAGTAAATCAGGTATGGTATTCGATGTTAAATTTGAAATTCCAGCCGCACCATGCCCTCGTACTCCAGTTACTTTAACTGAAAACTGTCCTTGTTCTCCTCCGAAAACAGTGATAGTAAATAAAGCATTTGATAATGATACAATTATGTGTGCGGGAAGTAATCTTACCATTACTGGAGAATATACTCTAAATGCCGCAACACCTCCTCAAAAGGGATATAAATATTCATGGTATAAAAAAGTAGGTACCACAATCACTGTTATAACTGCGCCTACAGCAGTAACAACTTCTCCTGTTACATTAACTTTGAATAATATCACTGTTGCTGATAACGCAACCTATTTCTTTAAAGTTGATGATGGAGATGGCCTTACAAGTAATAAGTCATGTTACCTTCAGGATTCGTTGACTCTTACTGTCAATGTGCCAAATACAGCTGTGACACCAACTGCGAACCAAATAATTTGTAGTGGTACTAAACCTGTTGCATTCACTACTCCTGTAGCAGCAGGAGGCACAGGTGCAGGTAAGTATCAATGGTTCGTAAATGGTAAGAAAATTACAGGTTCGACAGGAAACGGACAAAACTATACCTTTGCAACTCCTGCTGATACAGTGTTTAATAATACTTCTGCTTTAGATAAAGTTTACACTTATATAAGAAGGGATAGTTCAGGTGTTTGTCCTGCTGTAAACAGCAATCCTGTAACAATTACAGTAATGCCTGTTTTAAAGCCAGGCACAATCAGTGCAAGTCAGATAATTTGTAAAGGAACTGCACCTGCTGCATTAACTCAGACACTGCCAACGGGTGGTTCAGGAACTTATACGTATCAGTGGTTGTCATCTAAAATTCCAGCTGGTCCTTTTGTAAATGTGGCTGGTGGAACAGGCGCAACTACAAATCTTTATGTTCCTCCGGTTCTGACTGACTCTATTTATTATACCAGAAGGGTAACTTCTACCTCTGGCGGAACAACATGTTCGGCTGTTTACTCTGATACAATTAAAATAGCAATGGTGTCACCGGTTATTGCAGGTACAGTATCATTAACACAAACTATTTGTTACAATACAAAACCAACGGATCTTTCCAGTACAGCACACAAAGGTGGATTGAAATCTGGAGATTCTTATACTTATCAGTGGCAAACATTGCCGGATAAGGCAAATCCAGTAACGGGCTGGGTAAATTCTTTTACTACTCCGGGATATGCATTTTCTGCAAATCTGACTGACACAACCAAATATAGACTAATTGTAAAAGGAAGCTGTTCTGCAGAAGGTGATACATCCAACGAAGTAACGATCATTGTAAGACCGGATCTTTTACCAGGATCAATAGCCGGTGGTGCAACAATCTGTAGCGGAGCAAATCCTGCTGATATAACAAACTTGAAGTTACCTTTTGGTGGAGCTAATGCTCCTGCAGACTGGAACTATAGATGGTTAGTGTCGGTAAATGGAGGAGCCTATTCTGCTGATGCGGGAAGTACCAACACTTCAGGATTTGTGATCAATTCATTGACAAATACGACTTCTTCACCTGTTACTTATGAGTATAAACGTGAGGTTAAATCTCTGGAATGCAATACAACTGCAGAAAGTAATGTTGTTAAATACACAGTAACTCCAGGTATAATTCCTGGAACCATTTCTTCTGATCAGACGATCTGTAAAGGTGCAACTCCGGCTGCATTTACAAATACTCCTGCAACAGGAGGATCAGGAACTTATGCCTATGAATGGCAAGAATCGTCTAATAATATAGCCTTCTCACCTGCTTTGGGAGGTTCTGGTGCAAATACTGCTCTTTATACTCCTCCAGCGGCTGTAAATGCAGAAGTTTATTATAGAAGAAAGGTAAGTTCTGGTGCTTGTCCTGATCAATATTCAGATACAATCAAAATATCTTTAGTGCCAGATATGATTGCTGCTGTGATTTCGGCGAACCAGACGATCTGCTATAATACTTCTGCTGCAAACATTGCAATTTCTTCACCTCCGACAGGAGGATTAAAATCTGGAGATTCCTACTCCTACAGATGGGAGTCCCTTGCGGATGCTTCCGGCAGCACATGGGCTGGACCAATTGGAATTACTGCAGGATATGCGCCAGGTACTTTGACTGACACCATGCAATATAGACTTGTGGTAACAGGAAGCTGCGGAGCAGCATCAACAACTTCAAATGTAGTAAAAGTTACTGTGCTACCTGACCTAAAAGGTGGAACAATAGTCGGAGGTGGAACAGTTTGTAGTGGAGAAGATCCTGCTGATATTGCTAACCAGGTTTCACCAACAGGTGCAAATGGAACGGCAGATTATAATTATAGCTGGCAAGTGACTGCAAATAGCATAACTTCTCCTGCTATCCCAGGAGGGGCAAGTTATGTAGTGCCGGCATTTCCTGCAAACACAGGAACTACGGCAATGATATATACGGTGAAAAGAATTGTATCTTCAACCTTATGTCCTTCACCAACAGCGGAGAGTAATGTGGTTACTTACACAGTAAATCCAACTGTTAAGCCAGGAACGATAGGTGATGATCAGACTTTATGCAGCGGAAATACAATCAATGCTTTAACTGAGAAAACTCCTCCAACTGGTGGTGATGGAAACTATAATTATCAATGGCAATATTCTTTGACAGGTACCGCCGGCTCATTTGTTAATGTAACTCCTGCTGCAACAGGAAGTAGCTTTACGCCGGTTCCGCAGGCATCAACCATCTACTTTGCACGGCTAGAAAACTCTCCAGGCTGTCAGTCAGTATTATCTAACCCAGTTAAAATAACTATTTTGCCTGGAATTCTTGCGGGTAGCATTGGTTCTGATCAGGATATATGTAGTGGTTCTTATGCGGACACTATAAAAACGAAAACACTTCCATCTAATGTTTCATCGGCGGCTAGTTCTGTCTGGAAAATATCAACATCAAGTGCTTCCGGACCATGGTCAAATGCACCAGCTCAGTTAGTACCAAGCGATGTAGTTTATAAATATCCGGGATCCCTGACTGCTGGGACCATATGGATCATAAAAGATGTAACGGATCCTAACGGTCCTCCTCTTTGCAATACTGCACAAACAGCTCCTGTTAAGATTGTCACAAGAGCTCCTTTAACTGGTGGACAGATAGGAAGCAATCAAACCATTTGTGAAAATGGCGATCCTGCAGCTTTTGCTGAGCTTGTAACTCCTACAGGAGGAAAGGATGATGTTGCATACAAATATTCTTGGCAATATTCAACTAACGGAACAACTTGGAATCCAATTAGTAATTCAACTAATGCGGTTTTTGATCCAGGTGTTTTGACAATAACCACTAGTTATAGAAGAGTCGTTAACGATGTATTAGGTTGCGGACCTAGAAATAGTAATGAAGTGACTATAACAGTGACTCCAAATTCTAATCCATCCGTATCGATTGTTCCTCCAGGACAAGTGTGTTTGGGCTCGACTGTTTCCTTCCAGGCAACACCTGTAGCAGGAGGAACTACTCCAGTATATGAATGGACGGTTAATGGTATAACAGCAGGAACAAACAGTGATCAGTTTACATCAGCAACATTAAATGACGGAGATAAGGTACAGGTGAAGTTAAAATCTTCAGAGACTTGTATTGCTCCGGGTAAGCAAGAGGTATTTTCAAACATAGCATTGGCTCAGATGCTATCTAATATAACTCCGGATATTAAATTAGTTGCTCAGGATCCTATATGTAAGGGAACTGTAACTACATTTACTCCAACTTATAATACACTACCTTCTGTTTATGAATGGTATCTGAACGGAACACTGCTTTCTCTTCCTCTTAACTCCGCTACATACAGTGGAACATTCAATAATGGAGATGAGATATATGTTAAAATGACATCTCCGTTAACCTGTGTAACTACTCCATATGGAACATCAAACACAGTGAAGATGGCAGTTTTAGATGTACCTCAGCCTAATATAGTTGAGTCTGATGCCACATTCTGTTCAGGTGATGATACAACTTATACTGCTGTTATAGGTACAGGAACAACATTTAAGTGGTTTAAAGATGGTCTTCCTTTAAGCAATACAACATTATCATTAATAGTAAATCAGCCGGGTAAGTACACCTTGCAAGAAGATAACGGTGTATGTCCGAGATTCTCTGATACTGTAACTGTAACTGTAATCCCTACTCCGGTAGCGAATGCAGGAAGTGATATTTATGTTCTAGAAAATACAGTTGTCACATTGAACGGTAGCGGTGGAGATCTTTATTCATGGTCTCCTGCAACTGGACTAAACTTCACTGATATACCAAATCCAACATTTACAGCGACTGATAATACTATTTATGTGTTAACTGTTGCTGATGCCACGAATACATGTTCTTCAACAGATGAAGTTGAGGTATTTGTTGAAAGACCTGTTAAAATTCCGAATGCATTCACACCAAACAAAGACGGTAATAACGATACCTGGGAAATTGAAAATATTAACGGATTCCCGAATGTTACCTTCGAAGTGTATAACCGTTGGGGTACTCTTGTTTGGAAATGGACAGGAAACCTAAAACAATGGGATGGAACTAACTACCGTAATGGAGAAGTGCTTCCAGATGGAACATACTTCTATGTGATAGATCTTCATAGTGTGATCTTTAAAGAGCCTTATTCAGGATATGTTCAGATTCTGAAGTAA
- a CDS encoding START-like domain-containing protein has translation MENKFKYTAEFEINASSKMIFPYLSTALGLKTWFADKVIAEDEKLYDFFWDGRLQKARKVAQKTNQYVKFEFAPEETETIKNNSYLEFSLQENEITQTSFLKVVDYSDNDSNDLQEMWKGLIENLKEKVGA, from the coding sequence ATGGAAAATAAATTCAAATACACTGCGGAGTTTGAAATCAATGCCTCCTCAAAAATGATCTTTCCTTATCTAAGCACTGCCTTAGGCCTAAAGACCTGGTTTGCTGATAAGGTGATTGCAGAAGATGAAAAACTTTATGATTTTTTCTGGGATGGCAGATTGCAGAAAGCTCGGAAAGTTGCCCAGAAAACAAACCAATATGTAAAATTTGAATTTGCTCCTGAGGAAACAGAAACTATAAAAAATAATTCTTATCTGGAATTTTCCCTTCAGGAAAATGAAATCACACAAACTTCTTTTCTGAAAGTCGTAGACTATTCTGATAATGATAGCAATGATCTTCAGGAAATGTGGAAAGGACTCATTGAAAACCTTAAAGAAAAGGTTGGAGCATAA
- a CDS encoding HU family DNA-binding protein: protein MTKAEIISGIADKTGQDKAEVTQVVETLFTVIKDSMAKGNEISFRGFGNFIIKKKAKKIGRNISKNTAVVIDEHYAPKFKPSAEFIDLIKASKKA, encoded by the coding sequence ATGACTAAAGCAGAAATCATTTCAGGAATTGCTGACAAAACAGGACAGGATAAAGCAGAAGTTACTCAGGTTGTAGAAACTTTATTCACTGTTATCAAAGATTCGATGGCAAAAGGTAACGAGATCTCTTTCAGAGGATTTGGTAACTTTATCATTAAGAAAAAAGCTAAAAAAATCGGTAGAAATATATCTAAAAACACTGCAGTTGTTATTGATGAGCACTATGCTCCAAAATTTAAGCCTTCTGCTGAGTTCATTGATCTTATTAAAGCAAGCAAAAAAGCTTAA